Proteins encoded in a region of the Euzebya tangerina genome:
- a CDS encoding glutamine--tRNA ligase/YqeY domain fusion protein, with the protein MSSTTPSTADDAAVPERSDFIRDTIRADVADGLEEVVTRFPPEPNGYLHIGHAKSIGLNFGVADDFGGRCNLRFDDTNPEAEEQEFAQAITEDLAWLGFSPDRVLYASDYFEQLYAWAEDLIEAGLAYVDDQDAETISEQRGGYGRPGVDSPYRDRSVEENLTLFRGMRAGQFPDGEKVLRAKIDMQHDVMQLRDPVLYRIRRVPHDRTGTDWIIYPTYDWAHGQSDAIEGITHSLCTLEFADHRPLYDWCLNHLELPHGKPEQTEFARLNLTHTVMSKRVLARLVADGVVDGWDDPRMPTLRGMRRRGYPPAAIRAFIDHIGVAKTNSMHDIELLESFIRTHHNAHALRRMGVMDPLKVVITNWPEGQEDALEAVNNPEDEAAGTRQVPFSGELWIERDDFMVDPPKKFYRLSPGTEVRLRGGYLITATDAELDESGEVVQVNCTYDPETRGGQAPDGRKVKSTMHWVSAGHAADVTVHEYDRLFSEPNPGALDDPMDGLNPDSKRTFTAKVEPAAVETPPGEVIQFERVGYFVADAQEPRTFHKVVGLRDEWARIQKRRQNN; encoded by the coding sequence ATGAGCAGCACCACACCCTCGACCGCCGACGACGCCGCAGTCCCGGAACGCTCAGACTTCATTCGCGACACCATTCGTGCGGACGTCGCCGACGGGCTCGAGGAGGTCGTCACGCGCTTCCCGCCCGAGCCCAACGGCTACCTCCACATCGGCCACGCCAAGTCCATCGGGCTCAACTTCGGGGTGGCCGACGACTTCGGTGGCCGCTGCAACCTGCGGTTCGACGACACCAACCCCGAGGCGGAGGAGCAGGAGTTCGCACAGGCCATCACCGAAGACCTGGCCTGGCTCGGCTTCTCACCGGACCGGGTCCTGTACGCCAGCGACTACTTCGAGCAGCTCTACGCGTGGGCGGAGGATCTCATCGAGGCGGGCCTGGCCTACGTCGATGACCAGGACGCGGAGACCATCTCGGAGCAGCGCGGAGGGTATGGCCGTCCTGGCGTCGACTCGCCGTACCGCGATCGCTCGGTGGAGGAGAACCTGACCCTCTTCCGCGGCATGCGTGCGGGCCAGTTCCCCGACGGCGAGAAGGTGCTGCGCGCCAAGATCGACATGCAGCACGACGTCATGCAGCTGCGCGACCCGGTGCTGTACCGCATCCGCCGCGTGCCGCACGACCGCACCGGAACTGACTGGATCATCTACCCGACCTACGACTGGGCGCACGGGCAGTCCGATGCGATCGAGGGGATCACGCACTCGCTGTGCACGCTGGAGTTCGCCGATCACCGACCGCTGTACGACTGGTGCCTCAACCACCTCGAGCTGCCGCATGGCAAGCCCGAGCAGACGGAGTTCGCCCGCCTCAACCTCACCCACACCGTGATGAGCAAGCGGGTCCTTGCCAGGTTGGTGGCGGACGGCGTCGTCGACGGCTGGGACGACCCCCGGATGCCGACGCTGCGGGGCATGCGGCGGCGTGGGTATCCGCCGGCCGCGATCCGCGCCTTCATCGACCACATCGGCGTGGCGAAGACCAACTCGATGCACGACATCGAGCTGCTGGAGTCGTTCATCCGCACCCACCACAACGCCCACGCCTTGCGGCGGATGGGGGTGATGGACCCACTCAAGGTCGTCATCACCAACTGGCCGGAGGGGCAGGAGGATGCGCTGGAGGCCGTCAACAACCCCGAGGACGAGGCGGCTGGGACCCGGCAGGTGCCGTTCTCCGGTGAGCTGTGGATCGAGCGGGACGACTTCATGGTGGACCCGCCGAAGAAGTTCTACCGGCTCTCGCCCGGGACCGAGGTGCGCCTGCGGGGCGGCTACCTGATCACCGCGACCGACGCTGAGTTGGACGAGTCCGGCGAGGTCGTCCAGGTCAACTGCACCTACGATCCCGAGACCCGTGGTGGGCAGGCTCCGGATGGCCGCAAGGTCAAGTCCACGATGCACTGGGTGTCGGCCGGCCACGCGGCTGATGTGACGGTCCACGAGTACGACCGGCTGTTCTCCGAGCCGAACCCCGGGGCGCTGGATGATCCGATGGACGGTCTGAACCCGGATTCGAAGCGGACGTTCACGGCCAAGGTCGAGCCTGCGGCCGTCGAGACACCGCCGGGGGAGGTCATCCAGTTCGAGCGCGTCGGGTACTTCGTGGCCGACGCGCAGGAGCCTCGGACGTTCCACAAGGTCGTGGGCTTGCGGGACGAGTGGGCGCGCATCCAGAAGCGGCGGCAGAACAACTAG
- a CDS encoding helix-turn-helix domain-containing protein produces MQDPIRRAHLTGSSAPTPPVTTYPAPPDIQAVARRFWLPVWRLADGQVWTQRVLQYPVCLIVVADSYARFYGPSTSVSTVELSGTGWAAGVMLQPAAGRLILDAPVERITDRHVDLAALTTLDGTALRERVRRTMDLDPTSPDTHRAVIATYAAALQRFLPIDAEGALMNRLVDAVETDSSITRVSQLASLAAVSERTLGRVCRNRLGVTPKWLIQRRRLHDAVEGLKDGATSALRLTDLAADLGYTDQAHFGRDFKRVTGLTPGEYLADQRAD; encoded by the coding sequence ATGCAGGACCCGATTCGACGCGCTCACCTCACGGGATCGAGTGCACCGACGCCGCCCGTCACGACCTACCCAGCGCCGCCCGACATCCAGGCGGTCGCGCGGCGGTTCTGGCTACCTGTCTGGCGGCTGGCAGACGGGCAGGTGTGGACGCAGCGTGTCCTGCAGTACCCCGTCTGTCTGATCGTCGTCGCAGACAGCTACGCACGCTTCTACGGTCCCTCCACCAGCGTCTCGACGGTGGAGCTGTCCGGCACCGGCTGGGCGGCCGGGGTGATGCTGCAGCCCGCCGCCGGGCGGCTGATCCTCGACGCACCGGTCGAGCGGATCACCGACCGACATGTCGACCTTGCCGCGCTGACGACCCTTGACGGGACTGCGCTCCGCGAACGGGTGCGACGGACCATGGATCTGGATCCGACGTCGCCGGACACCCACCGAGCGGTGATCGCGACCTACGCTGCGGCGCTGCAGCGCTTCCTGCCAATCGATGCCGAGGGGGCGCTGATGAATCGGCTGGTCGATGCTGTCGAGACCGACTCCTCGATCACCCGCGTGAGCCAGCTGGCCTCGCTGGCGGCCGTCAGTGAGCGCACCCTCGGTCGCGTGTGCCGTAACCGGCTGGGTGTGACGCCGAAGTGGCTGATCCAGCGCCGGCGGCTGCACGATGCGGTGGAGGGGTTGAAGGACGGCGCCACCTCCGCGCTCCGCCTCACCGACCTGGCGGCGGACCTCGGCTACACCGACCAGGCCCACTTCGGGCGGGACTTCAAGCGGGTGACCGGTCTGACACCGGGCGAGTACCTGGCGGACCAACGGGCGGACTAG
- a CDS encoding maleylpyruvate isomerase family mycothiol-dependent enzyme yields the protein MTTPIDQQFRTLADPFIALARTLTPEEWQQDSPCDGWTAADVVDHVITTQQAFFDGHEIDLPAASGNRDPAATLEVHVERVVNSLSDPAVPATTFDGFFGPTTVGDTLLRFYGFDMVVHRWDVGRATGREVTFDDAELDLLETAIEGFGENLYLEGICKPAMEVAPGAGRQERLLGRLGRAMV from the coding sequence ATGACCACACCGATCGACCAGCAGTTCCGCACCCTCGCCGACCCCTTCATCGCCCTCGCGCGCACGCTCACCCCCGAGGAGTGGCAGCAGGACTCGCCATGCGACGGCTGGACCGCCGCTGACGTGGTGGACCACGTCATCACCACCCAGCAGGCCTTCTTCGATGGACATGAGATCGACCTGCCCGCCGCCTCCGGCAACCGCGACCCGGCCGCCACGCTGGAGGTGCACGTCGAGCGCGTGGTCAACTCCCTCTCGGATCCGGCAGTGCCCGCGACCACGTTCGACGGGTTCTTCGGCCCGACCACCGTCGGCGACACCCTCCTGCGCTTCTACGGCTTCGACATGGTCGTGCACCGCTGGGACGTCGGCCGGGCGACCGGTCGCGAGGTCACCTTCGACGATGCGGAGCTGGACCTGCTCGAGACCGCCATCGAGGGGTTCGGCGAGAACCTGTACCTGGAGGGCATCTGCAAGCCGGCGATGGAGGTGGCACCCGGCGCCGGCCGCCAAGAACGGCTGCTGGGGAGGCTGGGCCGCGCCATGGTGTGA
- a CDS encoding glutamate--tRNA ligase, protein MPQSTSSTPPRLRFCPAPSGWLHVGSARAALFNWLVARRDGGAFVLRIEDTDAERATMESAVGMMEGLAWLGLEWDEGPAIGRFEQRGALGPYLQSQRRDLHESVVRLLLRDGHAYEAFETAEELQAQREAAGGGARGGVYKTGHRDLTEEQRQALRDEGRTPVIRVRTPDAGTVSFDDHVRGEVSFEWDQIGDFVISRADGSPTYMLANIVDDLAQGISLVARGEDLLSATPRQVLMTQVLLDTGILAEALDQVGYPVRPDGAPDRLTYAHLPLLIGEDKKKLSKRHGDVSLESYARAGIIPEAMVNFLALCGWSAGDDREEYPVDELIEAFSLDRVNPAPAVFDNTKLRSMNGSAIRALEPEDLAERLVPAFQRAELVGDPVDPSDRDLIRGFAPLVQQRIDTLDDAPPFVSFAFADEIEWDEKAVKKWLKPAAGPVLDRITPALAGLDAWTAESIMPVFEEAKEALDLGMGKVMQPVRVLVTGTAVSPPLPETLELLDQQWVVDRLVSGRDRVAAPAD, encoded by the coding sequence ATGCCCCAGTCGACATCCAGTACGCCACCACGCCTCCGGTTCTGCCCCGCACCCTCAGGCTGGCTGCACGTCGGGAGCGCCCGCGCCGCCCTGTTCAACTGGCTCGTCGCCCGTCGCGATGGTGGCGCGTTCGTCCTGCGGATCGAGGACACCGACGCCGAGCGGGCCACCATGGAGTCCGCCGTCGGCATGATGGAGGGCCTGGCCTGGCTGGGCCTGGAGTGGGACGAGGGGCCCGCGATCGGTCGCTTCGAGCAGCGAGGCGCCCTCGGCCCCTACCTCCAGAGCCAGCGCCGCGACCTGCACGAGTCGGTCGTCCGTCTGCTGCTGCGGGACGGCCACGCCTACGAGGCGTTCGAGACGGCTGAGGAGCTGCAGGCCCAGCGCGAAGCGGCGGGCGGTGGTGCCCGCGGTGGCGTCTACAAGACCGGCCATCGCGACCTGACCGAGGAGCAGCGGCAGGCCCTCCGCGATGAGGGTCGGACCCCCGTCATCCGGGTCCGCACTCCGGACGCCGGCACCGTGTCCTTCGACGACCACGTCCGCGGTGAGGTCTCGTTCGAGTGGGACCAGATCGGCGACTTCGTGATCAGCCGTGCCGATGGGTCGCCGACCTACATGCTGGCCAACATCGTGGACGATCTGGCCCAGGGCATCTCCCTGGTCGCTCGTGGCGAGGACCTGCTGAGCGCCACTCCGCGACAGGTCCTGATGACCCAGGTGCTGCTCGACACCGGGATCCTGGCCGAGGCGTTGGATCAGGTCGGCTACCCAGTCCGCCCGGACGGTGCGCCGGACCGCCTGACCTACGCCCACCTTCCCCTGCTGATCGGCGAGGACAAGAAGAAGCTGTCCAAGCGACACGGCGACGTGTCCCTGGAGTCCTACGCCCGAGCGGGGATCATCCCCGAGGCGATGGTCAACTTCCTGGCGCTGTGCGGCTGGTCAGCGGGCGACGACCGGGAGGAGTACCCGGTGGACGAGCTCATCGAGGCGTTCTCCCTGGACCGTGTCAATCCCGCTCCCGCGGTGTTCGACAACACCAAGCTGCGTTCGATGAACGGATCCGCGATCCGGGCGCTGGAGCCCGAGGACCTCGCCGAGCGGCTGGTCCCTGCCTTCCAGCGCGCCGAGTTGGTAGGCGATCCGGTCGACCCCTCAGACCGTGACCTCATCCGCGGATTCGCCCCGTTGGTCCAACAGCGGATCGACACCCTGGACGACGCGCCGCCCTTCGTCTCCTTCGCCTTCGCCGACGAGATCGAGTGGGATGAGAAGGCCGTCAAGAAGTGGCTGAAGCCGGCGGCCGGGCCGGTGCTCGACAGGATCACACCAGCGCTGGCGGGTTTGGATGCCTGGACCGCAGAGTCGATCATGCCGGTCTTCGAGGAGGCCAAGGAGGCGCTCGACCTCGGCATGGGCAAGGTGATGCAACCGGTCCGTGTCCTGGTGACCGGCACGGCCGTCAGCCCACCGCTTCCGGAGACCTTGGAGCTGCTGGATCAGCAGTGGGTGGTCGATCGCCTGGTCAGCGGACGCGACCGGGTGGCGGCGCCCGCTGATTGA
- a CDS encoding aldo/keto reductase, which produces MDEETLRAPATGDLPARSPFVVTNRALDGGPARLGLGLAALGRPGYITTGHGTDLPDTDRAAMREHAHHILNLAYGAGITYVDAARSYGAAEEFLGSWLETRQPTDITVASKWGYTYVADWQVDAEEHEVKDHGVETLRRQRTETLAALGRLPDLYQIHSVTPDSPVLDDQAVLTELAELREQGVSLGLSTSGPSQPTIIDRAIEVEVGGVPLFDAVQTTWNLLERSTGPALRRAREAGLLVVVKEALANGRLTPAGDHATDVAPRDPSPDAAALSAAMRDGVADVVLLGVLTEDHLRSNLHARNAAPATRPEAMDPEVYWHQRGERSWT; this is translated from the coding sequence ATGGATGAGGAGACCCTCAGGGCACCAGCGACGGGTGACCTGCCGGCGCGCTCGCCCTTCGTCGTGACGAACCGCGCCCTCGATGGTGGGCCGGCCAGGCTGGGCCTCGGGCTGGCCGCACTTGGCCGCCCGGGCTACATCACCACCGGCCATGGCACCGACCTGCCGGACACCGATCGCGCGGCGATGAGGGAGCACGCCCACCACATCCTGAACCTCGCCTACGGCGCCGGGATCACCTACGTCGACGCCGCGCGCTCCTACGGAGCTGCCGAGGAGTTCCTCGGCAGCTGGTTGGAAACCCGCCAACCCACCGACATCACCGTGGCCTCCAAGTGGGGCTACACCTACGTCGCCGACTGGCAGGTCGATGCCGAGGAGCATGAGGTCAAAGATCACGGCGTCGAAACCCTGCGACGCCAGCGGACCGAGACCCTGGCCGCCCTCGGTCGACTGCCCGACCTGTACCAGATCCACTCGGTCACCCCGGACAGCCCGGTCCTGGATGACCAGGCGGTCCTCACCGAGTTGGCCGAACTCCGGGAACAGGGTGTCTCACTCGGCCTCAGCACCAGCGGGCCGTCCCAGCCGACGATCATCGATCGTGCCATCGAGGTCGAGGTCGGCGGAGTGCCGCTGTTCGATGCCGTCCAGACCACGTGGAACCTCCTGGAGCGGTCAACCGGCCCAGCCCTCCGACGAGCCCGGGAGGCGGGCTTGCTGGTCGTCGTCAAGGAGGCGCTGGCCAACGGCCGGCTGACCCCCGCCGGGGATCACGCGACAGACGTGGCCCCCCGCGACCCGTCTCCGGACGCGGCGGCGCTATCCGCGGCGATGCGCGACGGCGTGGCCGACGTCGTCCTGCTCGGCGTGCTCACCGAGGACCACCTGCGCTCGAACCTGCACGCCCGGAACGCAGCACCGGCGACCCGTCCCGAGGCCATGGATCCGGAGGTGTACTGGCACCAGCGCGGTGAGCGGTCGTGGACCTGA
- a CDS encoding cell wall-binding repeat-containing protein: MEQLTSGHLGRLLGVVLLVGLLLPGIAVAQQPDEGPDSDRLNPELQAGVRADDIPDVPQRDATAPASSEFAQPVAAFAGEGCPLSLYPEDPADAAAALGITPYHELAPRLCEAAGASARISLEVGGTSVEGREVPVVTITRSWSEELRAANDALRDLLVEDPEAAADLRAEGGYDGYRPTIMAISNIHGDEYEGLDASLDFVEYLVDAEPDAPIVQNTEGLSEEEISALPTVTEVLSDYVITLMPTTNPDGRVTGQRRNANGFDLNRDHITGSQPETRIIREVITEQQPMLFLDIHGYVGPGGLIEPTTPPHNFAYEYDLYIQGALPTALSMESEAFRRQIIPDVTGETSTNIPYRDLEQSWDDWPPIFTAMYAIFHGGSGHTVEMPSQPALDVIGPAERELRVTSNTEFARAAIDGTIIEGVSSRDALLERQLEWHLRGVAGASQNNEALVGEFEGYDELDVWTTDYPDAYIIPVGEAQESDAAAAVLVDALLSQRVEVTQLVEPTEIRGTEYPAGTYVVNMRQAKRAVAQTMLDVGQDITPRGIEFMYDISGWSHADLWGATVFRTGTEPGGLDPVGTPVTETPALGQVLPGPADAYAFELVDEAAIRTLNRLLEAEVTIHRAPDGRMLVAPSARPLMQEIAVDEDVTFVPLEGLPDGRRQVLPTTVGTTSTGPDAYVLSEILGFPTIPLDAAAINDGDALDDADALLLDVFPEGMTTAGTDNINDFLDDGGGAVASNGGVGLLDQSDITVPSRVFVAGLSNGTVLVEQRDDSPVMPDRPEQDVTFAYPPTVFTDVPDGWNTEQTVLPGSAGGVFRAGHWAQNEEGTLDQADYVGEPLTLSGELDIGGRVVVTGADVTFRDHTKGLYKDLADWIIWTTIGEETTADLGGPLPDIVERVSGDNRVETAVELSRRAYPDSSEVAVIAAAGTFPDALSAGPYAASLDAPVLLTDTADVPDVLVDELQRLDPSQIVVIGGTVAVSEDAASLLDEIAPVTRIAGPDRYSTSALVSQAFAEPGVRVVLATGEAFPDALAGGVLAGAGDGPVLLTRPGDLPQSTAEELARLEPAEVLVMGGPAAVADETVAAVDTASDTTARRIAGGNRFETAVAAARELGPVGSVYLATGSAFADALAAVPVALQANGAILLVQPDAVPEPVMALLDELEPFETLILGGTAAVSADVEASLTPD, encoded by the coding sequence ATGGAACAGCTGACATCTGGACACCTGGGACGCCTGCTGGGGGTGGTCCTGCTGGTGGGCCTCCTCCTTCCAGGGATCGCCGTCGCGCAGCAGCCGGACGAGGGGCCCGACTCCGACCGACTGAACCCCGAGCTGCAGGCCGGTGTTCGCGCCGATGACATTCCGGATGTGCCCCAGCGCGACGCAACGGCCCCTGCGTCGTCGGAGTTCGCGCAGCCGGTGGCGGCCTTCGCCGGCGAGGGGTGCCCCCTCAGCCTGTACCCGGAGGATCCGGCCGATGCCGCAGCGGCGCTGGGCATCACGCCGTACCACGAGCTGGCGCCTCGCCTGTGTGAGGCGGCCGGCGCCTCGGCTCGTATCAGCCTCGAGGTGGGCGGCACCAGCGTCGAAGGCCGCGAGGTACCGGTCGTGACGATCACCCGGTCGTGGTCCGAGGAGTTGCGTGCGGCCAACGATGCGCTGCGAGACCTGTTGGTGGAAGACCCGGAGGCGGCTGCAGACCTCCGTGCGGAGGGTGGCTACGACGGCTATCGGCCAACCATCATGGCGATCTCCAACATCCACGGGGACGAGTACGAGGGACTTGACGCCTCCCTCGACTTCGTCGAGTACCTGGTCGATGCGGAGCCGGACGCACCGATCGTGCAGAACACGGAGGGCCTGTCGGAGGAGGAGATCTCCGCGCTGCCGACGGTGACCGAGGTCCTGTCCGACTACGTCATCACGCTGATGCCGACGACCAACCCAGACGGCCGCGTCACGGGCCAGCGGAGGAACGCCAACGGGTTCGACCTGAACCGCGACCACATCACCGGCTCGCAGCCGGAGACGCGGATCATACGGGAGGTGATCACCGAGCAGCAGCCGATGCTGTTCCTGGACATCCACGGCTACGTCGGGCCCGGTGGCCTGATCGAGCCGACCACACCCCCGCACAACTTCGCCTACGAGTACGACCTGTACATCCAGGGCGCGCTGCCAACCGCGCTGTCGATGGAGTCAGAGGCCTTCCGCCGCCAGATCATCCCCGACGTGACCGGAGAGACGTCGACGAACATCCCGTATCGCGACCTCGAGCAGAGCTGGGACGACTGGCCCCCGATCTTCACGGCGATGTACGCCATCTTCCACGGGGGTAGCGGTCACACGGTCGAGATGCCGTCCCAGCCCGCCCTGGACGTGATCGGCCCGGCCGAGAGGGAACTTCGCGTGACCTCCAACACCGAGTTCGCTCGCGCCGCCATCGACGGCACGATCATCGAGGGGGTCAGCAGCCGGGACGCGCTGCTCGAGCGCCAGCTCGAGTGGCACCTGCGTGGCGTTGCGGGTGCGTCACAGAACAACGAGGCCCTGGTGGGCGAATTCGAGGGCTATGACGAGCTCGACGTGTGGACCACCGACTACCCCGACGCCTACATCATCCCGGTCGGTGAGGCGCAGGAGAGCGACGCGGCGGCCGCGGTGCTCGTCGACGCGCTGCTCAGTCAACGGGTGGAGGTGACCCAGCTGGTCGAGCCGACGGAGATCCGCGGGACGGAGTACCCGGCCGGCACCTACGTGGTGAACATGCGACAGGCCAAGCGCGCCGTCGCTCAGACAATGCTCGACGTGGGCCAGGACATCACACCGCGCGGCATCGAGTTCATGTACGACATCTCGGGATGGAGTCATGCCGACCTCTGGGGTGCCACGGTCTTCAGGACGGGTACCGAGCCGGGCGGTCTCGACCCGGTCGGAACACCGGTCACCGAGACACCGGCCCTGGGGCAGGTCCTTCCGGGGCCAGCGGATGCCTACGCCTTCGAGCTCGTGGACGAGGCTGCCATCCGGACGCTGAACCGGCTGCTCGAGGCCGAGGTCACGATCCATCGCGCGCCGGACGGCCGGATGCTGGTGGCGCCCTCCGCCCGTCCGCTCATGCAGGAGATCGCCGTCGACGAGGACGTGACCTTCGTGCCGCTGGAAGGATTGCCGGATGGACGCCGCCAGGTCCTACCCACCACCGTGGGCACGACCAGCACCGGTCCGGACGCCTACGTGCTGTCTGAGATCCTCGGCTTCCCGACCATCCCGCTCGACGCGGCCGCCATCAACGACGGCGATGCACTGGACGACGCTGATGCGCTGCTGCTGGACGTCTTTCCCGAGGGAATGACAACGGCCGGCACCGACAACATCAACGACTTCCTCGACGACGGTGGAGGCGCCGTGGCCAGCAACGGCGGTGTCGGGTTGCTCGACCAGTCCGACATCACCGTTCCAAGTCGGGTCTTCGTCGCCGGGCTCAGCAACGGCACCGTCCTGGTGGAGCAGCGAGACGACTCACCCGTCATGCCCGACCGGCCGGAACAGGATGTGACCTTCGCCTACCCGCCAACCGTCTTCACCGACGTGCCCGATGGCTGGAACACCGAGCAAACCGTCCTGCCCGGATCGGCCGGAGGTGTCTTCCGGGCCGGTCACTGGGCCCAGAACGAGGAGGGGACCCTCGACCAGGCCGACTACGTCGGCGAGCCCCTGACGCTCTCCGGTGAGTTGGACATCGGTGGGCGCGTGGTCGTGACCGGCGCCGATGTCACGTTCCGCGACCACACCAAGGGCCTGTACAAGGATCTGGCTGACTGGATCATCTGGACCACGATCGGTGAGGAGACGACCGCGGACCTCGGCGGTCCGCTCCCCGACATCGTGGAGCGGGTGTCGGGTGACAACCGCGTCGAGACCGCTGTTGAGCTCTCGCGGCGGGCGTACCCCGACAGTTCCGAGGTCGCCGTCATCGCTGCCGCGGGGACCTTCCCCGATGCACTGAGCGCCGGTCCCTACGCCGCGTCCCTCGATGCCCCGGTGCTGCTGACGGATACTGCGGACGTCCCCGACGTGCTCGTCGACGAGCTGCAGCGGCTGGACCCGTCGCAGATCGTGGTGATCGGCGGAACCGTGGCGGTGTCGGAGGATGCGGCATCTCTTCTGGATGAGATCGCTCCGGTCACGCGGATCGCCGGTCCGGATCGGTACAGCACCTCAGCGCTGGTCTCCCAGGCCTTCGCCGAACCGGGCGTCCGCGTCGTGCTGGCAACCGGCGAGGCCTTCCCCGACGCTCTGGCCGGCGGTGTGTTGGCCGGGGCAGGCGATGGACCGGTGCTGCTGACCCGTCCTGGGGACCTGCCCCAATCGACAGCTGAGGAGTTGGCCCGCTTGGAACCCGCTGAGGTCCTTGTGATGGGCGGTCCGGCTGCGGTGGCGGACGAGACCGTCGCGGCCGTGGACACCGCCTCCGACACGACGGCACGGCGTATCGCGGGTGGCAACCGGTTCGAGACGGCGGTGGCGGCAGCCCGTGAACTCGGCCCGGTCGGCAGCGTGTACCTGGCGACCGGGTCGGCCTTCGCCGATGCGCTGGCTGCCGTTCCGGTTGCGCTCCAGGCCAACGGTGCCATCTTGCTGGTGCAGCCGGATGCCGTCCCCGAACCGGTCATGGCGCTCCTCGACGAGCTGGAACCGTTCGAGACCCTGATTCTCGGCGGAACGGCTGCCGTCTCCGCGGATGTGGAGGCGTCGCTCACGCCCGACTGA
- a CDS encoding alpha-ketoglutarate-dependent dioxygenase AlkB, which yields MAPTLAPSRQGSLFDAGHAPTHDPSFASLRREQLTRGAWVDIARGWALGHDALFEQVLDAADWAVHRREMFEQMVDQPRLSTSWVGEELPPGLAVIRQMATDLSLRYGARLDRISANLYRDGQDSVAWHGDTHLRDQPTATVAVVSLGYPRPFKLRPRGGGESLSWRLGQGDLAVMGGTCQRTWQHAVPKVAKAGPRICVMFRTADIG from the coding sequence ATGGCTCCAACTCTCGCGCCCAGCCGGCAAGGATCGCTGTTCGACGCCGGTCATGCCCCCACCCATGATCCGTCCTTCGCCTCGCTCCGCCGGGAGCAGCTGACGCGGGGCGCCTGGGTCGACATCGCTCGTGGCTGGGCGCTGGGCCACGACGCTCTGTTCGAGCAGGTGCTCGACGCCGCCGACTGGGCAGTCCACCGGCGGGAGATGTTCGAGCAGATGGTCGACCAACCGCGGCTGTCCACCAGTTGGGTGGGGGAGGAGTTGCCGCCGGGCCTTGCGGTCATTCGCCAGATGGCCACCGACCTCTCCTTGCGCTACGGGGCCAGGCTGGACCGCATCTCGGCGAACCTGTACCGCGACGGTCAGGACAGCGTTGCCTGGCACGGGGACACGCACCTGCGTGATCAGCCCACGGCGACCGTGGCCGTGGTCTCGCTGGGCTACCCGAGGCCGTTCAAGCTCCGCCCCCGCGGGGGCGGCGAGTCCCTCAGCTGGCGTCTGGGGCAGGGTGACCTGGCCGTGATGGGCGGTACCTGCCAGCGGACCTGGCAGCACGCCGTGCCGAAGGTCGCCAAGGCCGGCCCCCGGATCTGTGTCATGTTCCGCACCGCGGACATCGGCTGA
- a CDS encoding nitroreductase family protein, with protein sequence MEFTEVVRRRRMVRDYDPDREVSDDVVRRALEAAIRAPSAGFSQGWDFLVLRTAEDRQRYWDVTAEDGEPDTWLTGMTKAPVLIVCLGNEDAYYDRYAEPDKGGLSREDKHWPVDYWDVDTGMAALLILQTAVDEGLGGCLFGVPVDKHAAVRDAFDIPANRSFVGVVSLGYPAQDETRLGSDRTRDRRGVADVAHEGRFGRPLRS encoded by the coding sequence ATGGAGTTCACAGAGGTCGTCCGCCGCCGCCGAATGGTCAGGGACTACGACCCCGACCGCGAGGTCAGCGACGACGTGGTCCGGCGGGCCTTGGAGGCTGCGATCCGTGCCCCCTCCGCCGGGTTCAGCCAGGGCTGGGACTTCCTGGTGCTCCGGACGGCCGAGGACCGTCAGCGGTACTGGGATGTGACGGCCGAGGACGGTGAGCCCGACACCTGGCTGACCGGCATGACGAAGGCACCCGTCCTGATCGTCTGCCTCGGCAACGAGGACGCCTACTACGACCGGTACGCCGAGCCGGACAAGGGCGGCCTCAGCCGAGAGGACAAGCACTGGCCGGTCGACTACTGGGACGTCGACACCGGCATGGCCGCGCTGTTGATCCTGCAGACGGCGGTGGACGAGGGGTTGGGCGGCTGCCTCTTCGGCGTCCCCGTCGACAAGCACGCTGCAGTTCGCGACGCCTTCGACATCCCGGCCAACCGGTCCTTCGTCGGCGTCGTCAGCCTCGGCTACCCGGCGCAGGACGAGACGCGACTGGGGAGTGATCGGACTCGCGACCGCCGGGGCGTCGCCGACGTCGCGCATGAGGGCCGCTTCGGCCGCCCACTCCGGTCCTGA
- a CDS encoding VOC family protein gives MSLSVAAITVDCANADVVGTFWSQALDRPLITDQAPSQFFTRIDAGPSGPPMMFIAVPEGRTVKNRVHLDLAAEDRDAEVERLTSLGARIVGSYEEWGTAWTTMQDPEGNEFCVSNRH, from the coding sequence ATGAGTCTGTCCGTCGCCGCCATCACCGTGGACTGCGCAAACGCCGACGTCGTCGGCACGTTCTGGTCCCAGGCCCTGGATCGGCCACTGATCACCGATCAGGCGCCGAGCCAGTTCTTCACGCGCATCGACGCAGGGCCGTCAGGCCCACCGATGATGTTCATCGCCGTTCCCGAAGGACGGACGGTGAAGAACCGGGTGCACCTCGACCTGGCGGCCGAGGACCGTGACGCCGAGGTGGAGCGCCTGACCTCACTCGGGGCGAGGATCGTCGGGTCGTACGAGGAGTGGGGAACGGCCTGGACGACGATGCAGGACCCCGAGGGCAACGAGTTCTGCGTGTCGAACCGCCACTGA